The following proteins come from a genomic window of Candidatus Woesearchaeota archaeon:
- a CDS encoding DUF4382 domain-containing protein has translation MGKEIIGLLSVMVLFLAACQQLPQEPATGVIPPKQTEEGRAVFAITDAAADMKAVTSIKITIDEVSVHSAAEGWATVLSAQKTYDLLKLKAEGSQELLADISLKPGIYEQVRLHISKVVVMDASGEHEAKLPSGELKILGNLVIDASSTSTATFDFMADESLHLTGNGEYILAPVVELETKEKADVEVKSDNKVEIKLGKTITKTKVGMDIDGNVGVGLKIGLNEVLSIEGGKIKIGALVSEQAKSSSSASGSSASSAGSSTSAGVSTGGGYY, from the coding sequence ATGGGCAAAGAAATAATAGGTTTGCTTTCGGTGATGGTTTTATTTCTGGCTGCTTGTCAGCAATTGCCGCAAGAGCCGGCAACCGGTGTAATTCCGCCGAAGCAAACTGAAGAAGGCAGAGCTGTTTTTGCAATAACAGATGCTGCTGCAGACATGAAGGCAGTTACAAGCATAAAAATTACTATTGACGAGGTAAGCGTGCATAGCGCGGCAGAAGGATGGGCAACTGTTTTATCAGCGCAGAAGACATATGACCTTCTTAAGCTGAAAGCAGAAGGAAGCCAGGAGCTTTTGGCAGATATAAGCCTAAAGCCGGGAATTTATGAGCAAGTCCGCCTGCATATTTCAAAAGTTGTTGTTATGGATGCATCCGGAGAGCATGAAGCCAAGCTGCCGTCAGGCGAACTGAAGATTTTAGGAAATCTTGTAATTGATGCAAGCTCAACATCAACAGCAACATTTGACTTCATGGCAGACGAGTCCCTTCATTTAACCGGGAATGGCGAGTATATCCTGGCCCCTGTTGTAGAGCTTGAAACCAAGGAAAAAGCAGATGTAGAAGTAAAATCCGATAATAAAGTGGAAATTAAGTTAGGAAAAACAATTACAAAAACTAAGGTCGGAATGGACATCGACGGAAATGTAGGTGTCGGATTGAAAATCGGGCTGAATGAGGTGCTGTCAATCGAAGGCGGAAAAATAAAGATCGGAGCCCTTGTCAGCGAACAAGCCAAATCAAGCAGCAGTGCAAGCGGAAGTTCTGCTTCATCTGCTGGCTCAAGTACATCTGCAGGAGTAAGCACAGGCGGAGGCTACTATTGA
- a CDS encoding DUF1059 domain-containing protein: MTYEISCSNLGMDCSYTATARSMGALMSKVTEHGKAVHGYTEKELKDPGMVKKLKSVIKRK, translated from the coding sequence ATGACATACGAAATATCGTGCAGTAATCTGGGTATGGACTGCAGCTATACAGCAACCGCGCGCAGCATGGGGGCTTTGATGTCAAAAGTAACAGAGCATGGAAAGGCGGTGCATGGCTATACAGAAAAAGAGCTTAAAGACCCGGGAATGGTTAAAAAACTGAAATCAGTCATAAAGAGAAAATAA
- a CDS encoding DUF1858 domain-containing protein, with protein MPKDPVTKEMLIGDVVKKYPESIEIMLDYGIQCIGCHVATWETLEQAAAANKADINALIRKINESLILKREVR; from the coding sequence ATGCCAAAAGATCCGGTTACAAAAGAAATGCTGATCGGGGATGTTGTAAAGAAATATCCCGAATCAATAGAAATAATGCTGGATTACGGCATACAGTGCATTGGCTGCCATGTCGCAACATGGGAAACTCTGGAGCAGGCTGCAGCAGCCAACAAGGCAGATATTAATGCTTTAATCAGAAAAATAAACGAATCGTTAATTCTAAAACGGGAGGTGAGATAA
- a CDS encoding Lrp/AsnC family transcriptional regulator → MKNNNLFMKLEDFKKKTQFNEQLGLDDRDNTILSLIQKNPDVSQDEIAKKIKLSQPSIGARIKKLRQKGILHSISGVNFRIVDLSLAKVDVNATDTTAIINEFKDCPFFINALITSGRHNLCLFFMATDLKRLEGIVNHHLRGNPKVKDIELNIVISTAKDLVLPLNIDYENKAQIDCNQECRNCV, encoded by the coding sequence ATGAAAAACAATAACCTGTTCATGAAATTGGAAGACTTCAAGAAAAAAACCCAGTTCAACGAGCAGCTGGGCCTTGATGACAGGGATAATACGATTCTGTCTTTAATCCAGAAAAATCCGGATGTATCGCAGGATGAGATTGCAAAAAAAATAAAGCTCTCCCAGCCTTCAATCGGGGCAAGAATAAAAAAACTCAGGCAAAAAGGGATCTTGCACAGCATAAGCGGAGTGAATTTCAGAATAGTTGACCTGAGCCTTGCAAAGGTGGATGTGAATGCGACTGACACAACAGCCATCATTAATGAATTCAAGGACTGCCCATTCTTCATTAATGCTCTAATCACTTCAGGAAGGCATAATCTCTGCCTTTTTTTCATGGCAACTGACCTCAAAAGGCTTGAGGGCATAGTCAATCATCATCTAAGGGGAAACCCGAAAGTGAAAGATATTGAGCTGAATATAGTGATATCAACTGCAAAAGATCTTGTCCTGCCGCTCAACATAGATTATGAGAACAAAGCGCAGATTGACTGCAACCAGGAATGCAGGAATTGCGTATAA